A stretch of DNA from Erwinia aphidicola:
CGCGGTGGCACCCGGCAGCGGGGTGATCATAAAGCCGCCGGTTTCGGTTTGCCACCAGGTGTCAGAGATAGGACAGTTGCCGTTACCTATTTTCTTGTGGAACCACTCCCAGGCTTCCGGGTTGATTGGCTCACCGACGGAGCCGAGAATGCGCAGGCTGGAGCGGTCGGTGCCCTCAATGGCTCTGTCGCCCTCTGCCATGAGCGCACGCACGGCGGTCGGCGCAGTGTAGAGAATGGTGACCTTATGCTTGTCCACCACTTCGGCCATCCGGCTCGGTTTCGGCCAGTTTGGCACCCCTTCAAACATCAGGGTGGTAGCACCACACGCCAGCGGGCCGTACAGCAGGTAGCTGTGACCGGTGACCCAGCCAACATCGGCGGTACACCAGTAGACATCTTCCGGATGGTAATCAAACACGTATTTAAAGGTGGTGGCTGCGTACACCAGGTAGCCGCCGGTGGTGTGCAGCACGCCTTTCGGCTTGCCGGTGGAACCCGAGGTGTAGAGGATAAACAGCGGGTCCTCGGCGTTCATCTCTTCCGGCTGGTGGTGGGCGCTGGCTTTGTTCATCAGCTCGTGCCACCAGAGATCGCGATCGCCGTTCCAGCCGACATCTTTGCCGGTGCGTTTAAACACCACCACTTTACCTACGCTGGTGACAGCGGGGTTAGCCAGCGCGTCGTCGACGTTTTTCTTCAGCGGGATGCTGCGCCCGGCGCGCACGCCCTCATCGGCGGTGATCACCAGGCGGGCGTTACTGTCGATAATCCGGCCAGAGACGGCTTCCGGCGAGAAGCCACCGAAGATCACCGAGTGCACCGCGCCAATGCGCGCGCAGGCCAGCATCGCCACGGCCGCTTCCGGCACCATGGGCATATAGATCGCCACGACATCGCCCTTATTGATGCCGAGCTCTTTCAGGGTGTTGGCAAAGCGGCACACGTCGCGGTGCAGCTCACGGTAGCTAATGGTTTTGCTTTCGCTGGCGTCATCACCTTCCCAGATGATGGCCGGATGGTCGCCGCGCGTTTGCAGATGGCGATCAAGGCAGTTAGCGGCAAGGTTTAGCGTGCCGTCCTCATACCAGCGAATGGAAATATTGCCGGGGGCGAAAGAGGTGTTCTTCACCGTGCGGTAGGGTTTGATCCAGTCAAGTATCTTGCCTTGCTCACCCCAGAATGCGTCTGGGTCCTGTACCGACTGCTGATACATCGACTGGTACTGCTGGGCATTAATCAGGGTGTTTTCCGCGATGTTCGCGGGCACCGGGTATACGTGTGATTGGCTCATGGCTGGTCTCCTTGAAGATGTTAATAATATGTCAATCAATGGTTAAGTGAAGATGCGCGTTTGGCTTTGTTTTCTTTTTGCGCGGCAGATCACGTCATAACGGAATGTAATGAAATGGCAATATCACTTTGCTCAAAAGAGAAGAGGCGATGCTAACAATCTTAGAAAAATGCCCGCTAAGGTGCGCAAAAAAAGCGCAACCAGACCATTTCGTTGTTACGGGTAATTGTTCAATTTTTGCATGGCTATGCTATTTGCCATAAGAATATTACCTTTTATAACAAAGGTTTATTTTAAGTGGCTACAGGCAGTGCTTTATCCTGTCTACTGAGCATTAAATAGACACATCTCGCGTAGGGTTGCATTCTTACCGCTGAAAATGGTACTGATTACGCGCCTGCAAAACAGGAATCAACCATCCATTACCTGCGAATTGCCCGATCCCGGTCATCCTCCTTCGAGTGTTATTCACTCCGCATGCAGTACGCGGAAAGCAGGTTTTGTTAAGGAAAAATACAATATGAAAGCTGTAAAATTCAGCCTCGCCTGGCAAATTCTGGTGGCGTTGGTACTGGGGATCACCGTCGGGGCGATACTGCATAACCAGCCGGAAAACCGTGAATGGTTAGTCACTAACGTACTCACGCCGGCTGGGGATATCTTTATCCACCTGATTAAAATGATCGTGGTGCCTATCGTCATTTCCACGCTGATTGTCGGCATTGCCGGCGTCGGGGATGCGAAAAAACTGGGGCGTATTGGCGTTAAAACCATCGTCTACTTTGAAGTGATTACCACCATTGCCATTGTGACAGGTATTACTCTGGCGAACGTGTTCCAACCCGGCTCCGGCATTGATATGTCGACGCTGGCAACGGTGGACATCTCTAAATATGAAGCGACCACGCAGCAGGTGCAGAGCGGCCCGCATAGCCTGGTGACCACTATCCTGTCGCTGATCCCGCAGAATATCTTCGCGGCGATTGCCAGGGGTGACATGCTGCCGATTATCTTCTTCTCGGTGCTGTTTGGCCTTGGACTCTCTTCACTGCCGTCTGAACACCGCGATCCGCTGGTGAAAGTGTTCCGCTCAACGTCAGAAGCGATGTTCAAAGTGACCCATATGATTATGCGTTATGCCCCT
This window harbors:
- the acs gene encoding acetate--CoA ligase, producing the protein MSQSHVYPVPANIAENTLINAQQYQSMYQQSVQDPDAFWGEQGKILDWIKPYRTVKNTSFAPGNISIRWYEDGTLNLAANCLDRHLQTRGDHPAIIWEGDDASESKTISYRELHRDVCRFANTLKELGINKGDVVAIYMPMVPEAAVAMLACARIGAVHSVIFGGFSPEAVSGRIIDSNARLVITADEGVRAGRSIPLKKNVDDALANPAVTSVGKVVVFKRTGKDVGWNGDRDLWWHELMNKASAHHQPEEMNAEDPLFILYTSGSTGKPKGVLHTTGGYLVYAATTFKYVFDYHPEDVYWCTADVGWVTGHSYLLYGPLACGATTLMFEGVPNWPKPSRMAEVVDKHKVTILYTAPTAVRALMAEGDRAIEGTDRSSLRILGSVGEPINPEAWEWFHKKIGNGNCPISDTWWQTETGGFMITPLPGATALKPGSATHPFFGVQPALVDNEGNVLEGATEGNLAIVDSWPGQARTLFGDHERFEQTYFSTFKNMYFSGDGARRDEDGYYWITGRVDDVLNVSGHRLGTAEIESALVSHPKIAEAAVVGIPHGLKGQAIYAYITLNSGEEPSPELYSEVRNWVRKEIGPIATPDVLHWTDSLPKTRSGKIMRRILRKIAAGDTSNLGDTSTLADPGVVEKLLEEKQSIKMP